TTGTTAGCTCTATCTTTACTTATTTAAAACAGacctttaaatttataaaatgttgtACCTGACTGTAATTTTACTATTATGCTATTAAATACCCTGTTACAGGGTTGACCTAGTATATATAACACAACATATGCTTGTGTGTTTCTgtgacttttaaaagaaatataataaatactaaaagGCAATATTTAGAAAAAGCTTAgatttcccagtttctttttcatttatttaaagaacaccactatattttttaaaagtttttgattGGCAATTTGGACTTTATgcttatagaaattattttaaatatttataattaaactAAAGATCACTTGTTAAATAGAGAGGAATGAATAAGctaaattattttatgttctaCAGTAATTACAGAACACAAATACAGCACTTcagaagaattcatttttttcactatGTCTTTATATAGAAAAAGGACTATGCCcatcttaaaaatggaaaagctGAGGCACTGAAAAATTaaggacttgtccaaagtcacatagtgaATCAGAgggagataaatttaaaaaaaaaaaaaaaaaaaaaaaaaaaaagattatgtctATAACTTCAGTACCTATATTTAGATCAAGAGCTTTTATTGTCTCTCAAAATTAGGTGAGTGCAATAAAAATGTGGAAATTAGACACATAACTTAAGGATGTTCATTTTATCAAATCCAATATTACTCAGAAGCCTAATTCTAATCTATGTGTTTTTCAATGCCTTATTAGagatttataaataaatcagTATTACCATGTTCTGAATTATTGGGCATCTGATCAGCTACTTATGAACTCAACACTTCTCAAtgcaaaaataagattaaaaacaaCACAATTTTTAACAAATAGGTtttgtgaaaatagtttttaacatgatttttaaaacaataaaaactacaacaattaaaaaatttaGCATATAACATGATGGATTCAAAcccatattaatatatttttaaaattctagttgACTTCTTGTTTTCTATGAAAACGTTCCAACAGGGCACTCATGATGTTTCCTGGTATTCTTTGGTGTCTATCTATTAGCTCTTGAACTGCAATCTTTGtctattaagaaaataaaaaagttaattttataaatcttcataagatttattaatttattaattttataaaccTTCATAAGAAAACTCaacaatcattttcttttaaaagtgttttacaaaaaatggttttaaaaaattatcctgaaacaaatttttttaatggttCTATAGTtagtaaatggaaaagaaaaatgttatttaaaccACAAATAGGCTCTGAATAATTTTCAATTTAGTATCACTctcttaaagaattattttctttaagattgtTTTCCAAAACCATTTGCTTCATATTAAATCCATTAAAGCCATAAAAACATGAATGGCACAACTcgatatatttaaaatacaatcCAATAGTTCATGATTAAAGTCAGTATCTGATGTTCAACTTCATTTAGCAGACATCAACATTTCCTGGGACCTAATCAAAGCACTCACTCTTTTGAAATtggaaacacatttttttttttttaaatccaacttaacaagcatttattaagcatgtattatATGCAACTGGCTCCCAAAAGAAAGGTTTTAGGTTAATAGAGTAACATGTGCCTTAGGAGAGACCTCAAATGATGTCTAACTTAAGGGGTAAAAAGGATGGATGAAAAACCAGGACTAAGGGAATACTTTTGAGAGAGGTTTACTATTAGAAACTTTTAACAATGATTACTAccactacaacaacaacaactactactactactactacagctAGTTAGCTATTTCACTAGTATTTAGATAGAATTTTAAGGTTGGCAAAGTACCTTATAAACAGTATCTCACTTTTGTCCTCCTAGCAACCTTAGAAGACAGATGCCACGATTATCTCTATttgagagatgaagaaactgaggcagaaagaggttaaatgatttacctaagtgtctgaagccagatttaaactcaggtcttcctgactccagacctagtccTGTATTCACTAGGCCACTTAAGCTGACTAGATGAAAAAAACAGGAATGTACTGaggtgaaaaaaagaaatggaatagtaGCTAGATAgcatctctctcctccctttcagtgataaaacttgaaaaaaattgccatgcttttttcacttttctccttGCTTATTTTCTCACTCTGATGGGCTTCCTCATGCTCCTAAAAATTCCCTTCTTGCTCCATTTACTGGATCCTATCCTCTCCCCAAGAATTGTTTTTTGCTCTTCTGGCTCTAATTCCATTTCcaaacagatatatatatatatatatatatatatatatatatatatatctgtttggaaatggaatatatatatatatatatatatatatatatatatgtatatgtatatatgtatattctgaaGTAATGAATCTTCACATGTTTTCTATCACTTCAAGACAGTGTTTTGTCTGGACTGCTATGTACATGAAATTCTTTAGCTTCTTTTTGGCCTCAGATAACTTCCTTCTCTAGTCTTTTCAGTGAAAAAGATGGATAAAAGTATACAGGAAATTTGGGGTGTAAAGTTGAAGAGGCCttgattttcccagtaaaatAAAAGGTGAGGCCATCTGCTGATAGAGTGAAATCTAGGATGTGGTATTAGAAGTCAgtgagaagagggggaaaagaaaagaggctgATGACCTGGGCTCTAGTCCCAGCTCTCATTTGGTTTAGGAgaccttaggcaagttatttaatctcctGTTACCttactttctttatttgtaaaaatagaaatgatgataTTTATACTAATTTCTTCCATAGGGCCactgtgaggaaagtgttttgcaaaccttaaaaaaactCCACAACCcaagaacaaacaaaaatgtgaaatatgaaagagtaatgataataacaacaatctAATAAGATACTAGAGGGACAAAGACTGACAGGAAGCGGAGAGACCAACTAAAAGCTACCTGAAAAGAATGAAGGCTAAAATGACATTGGAACAAAGTGAGATATGCTCACTCCAATATAGAGTGCAATACAGAAGCAATACTACTTCTGCAAAACctttcattcctatttttttctttctcttcccactaTTATGACTATCGCCATTCTAGTTTTCATGAATTCTTACCCCTTCATGCTGCTGCTGCCAGATTAATCTTCTAAATATCTTGGGGATGAAGTTTTCCTGTAGCCTAGTGAATCAAACCCAATCTCCCTGGCTTGATTTCAAAGACTGTCTAACAATTATATTCtaacaaaacatttataaattcatctcatattatatatacaacCCTTTAATTTCTCAGCCATAAGCCTCCCCAGATAactgctcttttttttccccctgcaagAGTCATTTCTGAAGGAAAGCTTCATTACTCTGGACTGTAATTATTTGAAATCTTAATAGTTAAGCCCAAGCTTAGATCACTGTTTATTTTTTGAATAACTTGAAACAGTATAAGCAAGTAATCaagtgaaattttaattatttaaagctAATTATTTTCAAGCGCTTGTTACTTTAGTGACATAtaaatttttctcaaaaaaaataacatacaagTACTTATTAGGTTAATATGTTGGTAGTTACTTCTCCTCACTAtgttttcataaaaacaaaaatatatacttcaACTTTTTTCCTGTATCAAAAGACTCACAATTTCATCATTAGTATGGCAACATTTTAGTGATAGGATCACAAATATTCTATACTTTTATAGCTAATATATATCAATGCTATGGCCAACAAAGTTGATTACTTCCTTACTTTAATTATTTGTGTGCATAGTTTCTACCCTCAGTATAAGCTCCTAGAAATGAGGAgccatttcattttgtctttgtagtccTACTGCTTAGGAAAGAGTCTGATAAaacacatataaaacaattttctgTTAAGTGGCAAAGTCAGAAAAAAGAACTCAGGTCTCTTGACTGCTATGCCACCTTCAAATCTTTTGAACAGACTAGGGTATACAGATTGCTACATTGaactaaattgaaaataatttcaaattatgttttgttttaactaTAAGCTTTAGCTGTTTCTTACTGGTTCTGACTCACTTAAATTGAATAAATAGGCCAAACGGGAGATGAAAAAGCACAATAAACTTCATTAACACCCCAAGAGAGAATACTTTTGTTAGAATCCAgtaagacaattcaaataagtGTATGCTACACAGCAATACAGCAATAAAGGTGTATTTAGAAGACAGTgacaaaaggggagaaaaaaaaaaatttaacaaatgtgaCACTAGCCCATTACTGCCAAGGAATCCAAATCACTGGACTTAGCAGTGTGCTACActtacagtggaaagaatactggatttgatGTCAAAGGATCTTAGTTTTGACTTCTTGCCCTGCCACTTATCTCAGTGAGTCCAAACAAAGTATTATTGATATTTATGGATTTCAGATTCCCTaactacaaaattaaaatatactaaATGAAGTTCCCTCaacttctaaatttatgattccatGACTCTAAGAAGGATAATAATAACTGCTATGCAAATAATATGCTACAATTTTTCAAGCTGTTTTACAGTATAATTGCATTTGAGCCCAATACCCATCTGGAGTAGCCCTAGTAATGTTACTTTGAGCAAACAAACTCAAAAAAGTAGTTTTTTCATGGTTACTTAACCAATTACATGTCAGAAGTAGGATTACAATATAGCTCTACCTGATTCTAAGTTCATTTTAATGAACACACGGGATGCTCTAAAGGGTAGGAATGAGAGAGTAGGTAGTTTCCAGGGGAAAGGATATAATTCTGGGTAAAAGGGCTTCCCATGGGATAAATTCACTGATAAATCCACTAACAAACCCCTGGAAATAATCTTCTTCATTTGAGGTTTCCttcccatcatttaaaaaatttgtttattgattgtcACTCTACCTAAACTGCTCTTTCAGAAATTACCAAAGATTTTTAGCATGCTGATTCCAATCGCTTTTTAGTCATTATTTTTGACCTCACTGCAGCCTTTGACATTTAGCCAAAAAAGGGTATTTTGGTGGTGGTAATAGTGTGTAAGAATAGACTTAAGGCTCCTTGTAGacctaaatctataatccttatTAATTAGAATATCATTTATAAACTATACATTCCAGCCAGATTGAACTGCTAGGTATTCCCCAAACCCAATACATTATCTTACTTTCATTCTTACTTACTTACATTCATACAAGTCATCCCCCATGACTAAAATgctcttccttcttgatcttcaCTTTTCAGACTCCTTTAATCTCCTTTAGGTTTAACTTAGGTAGATGTCCTTTATAAAAACTTCCCTGATTCCCCCCAAATTGTTAAGAATTCATCTTTCCTAACTAATTATCTCCGTACACAATCCTTCCCCTCAGTATAAGCTACCAGAAAACTAAGAAAGAGCTTCTCAAATTGGGTATGTGTCCTAATATTATTCAGGGAAGCCAGTTCCTTGAAGCTAAAAATAAATGTGAGTTAACCCATGcatttttttcaaagcatttagtgatatgtgtttctttttatgttgtatatatatttttctagaaTGGGAAGGGACAAACTATGACATTTTCCTCTTATAtaagcaatataaaataaaagacaaaaatatgtattgagattttaaaataaaaaagtaaattaaaattacCTTTTCAGCTAGTTCTTCTGCTGTCACCATTGGATCATAAGGGATAGGATCACCTAAATATGTACGTAATTTGACTGGAAAACCTCCATAGATAGGGGCAAATGGATACCGGAATTTTTCATAAAGCCATCTGAATAAACCTGTTTTAAAGTAAACAGATATCATGTAAATAAgcaaataatgtttataaaataactTCCTAAGTATTCCTGATAAATGGGAGTATATAACAACTTTCTTAATTGCTAAATGTGAAATCAATAGTAACTCAAAGCTCTTGTTTGAAACTTAGAATTCTCTTAATTAAGGTGAGAAGACAAACTACATGATAGATCTCAATTTGAAAAACATATaggtacacatatataaatagatgtgCCTACTTATATAtgcccacatatatatatatacatttttttcccttagaaactaGAGATGAGATTTTTAGGACCCACAACATATATGccttaacatgtataacatgcCATTATTCAAATCTGGAAATTTCAAGAAACAGTAATCCCTATCACGAGTTACTATTTAAATTTAAAGCAATTATTATACAACATAATAATTTGCTAGTGTTTGTGAAACAGttttcaaatgtaaaaaataccttttaaaatattcaactGAGAAAATTAATATGATGTACGTCTTACTTGTTCCTCCAAGTGATCTAAATCCTTCTCGAATATTTTGTGTAAACATAGGAATGATGGgctaaaggaaaataagaaacatcaataaataataaaaatgctaaatagtTTAATGGATATCAATGAATTGTAATTATCGTTAGGGTTTTGGAGCATTTATGTTGTAattacaaaaaaaaccaaactattacAAGATAAGATCATACAACACATCTCTGCAATACAAGTTCAGTTTACTAACAAAACTCTAAATCAGAAATATTGCCCTCTagtggtaaaaaacaaaatatattttaataacttgGCTAACATCCTTCAATTGCTTCTTGACATTCAaaatatcaattaattaatctCATCATAATCAGTGGAAATTGGCAAATTAATTTGGCTTACATGGAAGACCAAAAAAACACCCCCAAACTCCATATGCTCACTGAGGAAGCAAGAACAGAATGATTACAGGTCATACTTTGACAAAATTACCCTCCATGTGGTAAATTAAATAAATCTGAGAGATAATGAAACTTGAAAAGATCTATCAAATTTATGAAATAAGCAAAGCTTTTCTTTGGTTAGGATTTTAAAATCTAAgccaacataaataaataatgtatgttagataataaaatttatgaaaatataaagtgATAGATGAATTATCTCATAAATAAGTAGTGTGACTCAAGTACAAAATGTAGAGAAAAATTGGATGGAAAATGTTAATTAATACATCAGCAAAGATGATTTTTCTCTAGAGTACCTATCAATTATGATTTTGTAGCAGGTTCCCTCCTATTCCTATATGATATAGTAAACACAGTTGCCTGAACTAACGGTATTACAGATAATCAATACAATCTTTAAAATacattctataattttgtttatagCAGATTTACCTTTCTAGGCAAATAAGATATATGACCATATGCAGACTCTTAAGGAGAGTGACAAGTTAAAAGGAGTCTTTAATTTTAAAGACTCTGGAGAGGGACAATGTGAcattaagattaaaaagaaacCAAGACAAGGAGACCAACTAGATTGCCAATTAAAATTACTTATAAAATGATTGGGTTAGGGCAgccaaaaatgtttattaattatcaAAAAGCAAACTAAGAACTAAAAATTTGTGGTAAATTATTGACTTTGTGCATTATCCCCACATGACTGCATagctgaattctttttttagtcttttagAGCCAAATGAGCTTTGCTCTAAAATACTAAAAACATGTTAACAAAAgccaaaattatgtttttttaaaggtaGAGGCAAAATTATGCTTTGCAGTAATGCAATTATTAAGTCCAATTAAAGTTAAAGAATGTTTCAGCCACATACACTTGAATTGAACCTGGTAGGGCCACTTCCAAAGGTCAGGATAAAGCTGAAGGACAGGTTATGGATGGACTAAAACATCACTCTATTTGATAACTAAGTGTACTGAATAGTTCTTGAGTCAACTAGCTTGAAAATAAATATCCTGCCTTTTTAATTAATCTGCAAAAGATTTTTAGGGTTGTATTCTTGTTTGGAGTATTAAAGTTACAAAAAATTAGTTTTACAATTTGTTTTAACAATAAGAATTTCAGACCTACATTTCTTGACTTAAGGTCTTGTAATTTTCAATTAAGTTACTCTGATTAGAAGAAGTTTTTTACATTCAAACACAAAgtcttcttaatatttttcccaaaataacaaaatttccCACTAAGAAATTTTCTAGGAAGATCTACATCACATCAAAAATTCCTACAATCTTTTTCAATGAAGATACTCTAAATCTAGAACTGATCAATCTAGAAACTTCATTTACTCAAACATAGTCATTATTTTACAATATAAATCTAGTTAATTCTTTAACAATATCTCTAATTGCCTTAGTTCATGGATCAAGAAGGTATATTGAAGAAAGGACCTCTATGAAATTTGTAATGTTACATGTGTCAAGGAGAGATTTCACTCGGTTAGAAAAGTCCCTTAAATTATAGAGATCGAGAGATTCACTATGTTAAGCAGTCAGACTCTGTCATAAATACCAGGTGTATAAAATCctgaattctattttcttctctgttgtaACACCTACTTACCTTGCTGTATGAACATCTAGATCCCTTCATTTCTGTGCctgtgtttcctcatttgtaacttAAGCATTAATTATATTTGTCACCTACCTATCTTTCAGTAGGTCAGAAAACTGGgggtttttttgtattcatttatgAAGATGCTAATCCAAACTAGTAAAACTATTCTGTGAATCAATTATTCTAGAAACTTTTTCATCACTCAGAAAGGAATGTTTCTGAAGTTCAATGAAGTTTTGCCCCAAACCAGTCTTGTTGACTCACTTATTTAAAACATACTCAACAATTTActcttcatcatttccttcttttaggtTTTATTCATACttctatttaaagaaaatcattttccttaaaaCTTCAATGGTTGAGAAACTAAAAAGAATgctttggcttaaaaaaaaattcaaatccaagttAACTATCATCATTTTTAgctaatatagaaaaaaaaaaaaacaattttcttagttaaattactttaaaaattggcATCTCTGAAATGCTGCTGGGTTTTTAGCTTTTCTTATTGCTCTTAATGAATAGCCCTAATATGAAGCACTATTAATTTCTGTGTAAGTATGCggctattctttttcttttcacctcAGAGTTCACAAATTTAAGTAAAACCTtatcaaaaaaatcattaaaaaattaaattccttcAGCATTATGtgaacagaaattttttttatttattttttaataagaaaaatggtAACTGGTCATTATGTATTCCTAATTGCAAATTAAAGTACTTAGAGCAACTATACTAAATCTTCCTGGCCACTAAGAACATTTAAAACACTAAATTAAAAACACTAAATACTATCAAGCGTTACATGCCTACAAACAccaaagagaaaagagactagtgatttaaattttattacaaaTGTTGTTGGTATCatgttatatacatgtatgtttatagGTATGTTTCCtctacatatatctacatatgcacGTGTATATATTagatatgtgtttatgtataataCACCTAAATATTAATTATGAAAGgcatctactttcttttttccaagaGAAATGATGGGTTACATATGACAAttactcatttttattctgtattcTTTTATATAACAAAAGACTCCTACTGGCAAGAAAGCCAGCCAGATTTGGAGTGCAAGTTTATGGTCATAGAACCAAGATTCTCTCTATATGAAGCTACCTGGTCCATAATAAGActgaatttaatagaatataaattttatgtGGAAAGagatcaatttcattttttaaacctttaacTGTTCCTGAAGAAAATGTTCCTATAATAGATTTCTGCCCACATGAGATTCTTAAGCTCTTTGCTAAATTAAACTGAACCTTGACTTCACAAGCACCATGCTCTAACTATATGAAGCTACAGGTAAAAAATAACTatactattttaaatataaaaagagttCTTTTTCTACTGGACAAGTTGAAACTAAATCAATGAATGGAAAcccaaaggaaaagaatctgTAATGAAACAAATGATTCTTAGGATATAAAACATGGGCAATGGAAAATACTATTAATTGGCAATataaaggctaaaaaaaaaaaaaaccttcaaaaacaCCTAAAATTacaaaatctatatatttttttttccttaataatgtTAGTTGTTCACaattcacaaataaaaattatgtgagaGTTGACCATTTGGCTTCTTGCTTATATAGGTAAATATGATCACTGGAGAAAAGAATTCATATTATGCCAATCAGAGTGCCTTAggaaaatacactaaaaattagacaaaataataaaaatatgttatcttaaaagtatttacaaatatttcttcttttaaaagagTACTAGAtaatcaaacatttttaaaagaatagcagtACATTGTGAATTCGTCTTTTTGGCagtattttttcagataattatACTATTTATCTGTGGGTCAAATGCTAACCTGAAATTGTGTCTTAAGTGTGTACATTTTAAACTGTCTACAATAAAAAGTGATGTATTCAAAGATGCTCTAATTCTCCACAAACAGCCATCAAGGATAGAGAAAAGGCTCTACTTGTTTCTGGTAGCAGATTGAAAACTGATGTTCCTGGAAATCCTTTGTATCAAATAGTATGAATCCATTAATTTAaattctatacacacacacacacacacacacacacacacacacacacacacacactcacatacacaaattctacctcaaaataaaataacatgctGCAGAAGAGTAAAGAACAAACATTTTACTGTCTAGAGGGAAAGGCTAGATTTGGGACTgtaaaaaacattattatttgTAGTGGCCAaatttccagacttttttttccaGACTGTTTAAGAAATGATCTTCTCactttttaaggaataatttcaCAACACAactataaaaatcatattttttaaaaaaataacaattttacaaaatttaagttattgcactaaaaaaaaaagtaactatttAAAATCCACACAATTtcactttaataataatttttgtaaacACAACTCACCACTTTTGCATCTATAGCAACCTGGGCAAAGCCTTTACGATCTCCCCAAATTATGCTGTAGGTCTCATCACTAAGAAGAGCTTCTCGAACTCCACCTGGTGAAATAGCTAACAAATGGCCACTCTTCAGTACTTCAACACATTTTTCTCTTGGTCCATGTAGAGCACAAAATACATCAAGCAAAAGACTAAACCCTGTTAAAATGTAAGAATTAAACTAGATCAGAAGTATTTCTTGTTTCAGCTCTTAAAAAAAAGCCTCACAAAGTAAAATTAGATTCACTATAATTctgtactaattttttttaacatccccCAATCAATGCTCTTGAGACTTGTACAAACTTGGTAGAAGCTTTCAACTAAATATTTGAAAGTGTCTTTTCTCAAACAAATCTAAGGAGGGTAAAAAAGATTTCCATGCTAGTAAAAAGCAACAGCAAATCTACCATTGCTGACAGGTGTTGATACTGATTTTATGCTACAATAAATTAAGAAaagccaataataataataataaatttcaaacCACTAGCTTGATTCTTGATTCCATTGGAATCAAGAAGTTAGGTCAGTATCAActccccactttttttctttttttttttttttttctggtgaggcaattgaggttaagggacttgtccaaggtcacagagctaggaagtattaaatgtctaaggcagaatttgaactcagatccttctgacttcagagtcagTGATCCTTCCATTGCCCTAAATAGCTGTCCCAATTTTCCACTTTTAAAGTTCTAATAGTATACTACAGTCACGTCTTAGATCTGGTTAAAACTTGAAAGCACAGAgctataaataaacatttaaaacaaacttgaaaatttaaattgtgaaatatatgattttcttaATGCTAGGAAAATGCAGAAAATTATGCAGACTAGTAAGATTTCTGATGTCTATGAAAATAAATGATACTCTCTCACCTCTTTCCCCTCTAACTTTCTAACTTTGCACTGGCCAACCCTGTGACTTAAATGAGCTTTCCTCACAAAATCACTCATTACCTTAAAGATATAGTTTAAGCACTACTTCCTTTCTTAACTAGCCAGTATTTAGAtaacttagggaaaaaaagaagacttggaatcaaaaaaacctgtgttcaaattctgcctaaatAACTACTAGTTGTAATCAACTCTCTTAAActtcctcagcctcagtttcctcatctgtaaaatgggaaaagtgTCTATCACAT
This sequence is a window from Sminthopsis crassicaudata isolate SCR6 chromosome 1, ASM4859323v1, whole genome shotgun sequence. Protein-coding genes within it:
- the TMEM68 gene encoding DGAT1/2-independent enzyme synthesizing storage lipids — encoded protein: MIEKNHTCSEGQDSMPYIICLVHILEGWIDVQQLEDYLNFVNYLLWVFTPLIVLILPYFTIFLLYLTIIFLHIYKRKNVLKEAYSHNLWDGARKTVATVWDGHAAVWHGYEVHGIEKIPEEGPALIIFYHGAIPIDYYYFMARIFIHTGRTCRVVADHFVFKIPGFSLLLDVFCALHGPREKCVEVLKSGHLLAISPGGVREALLSDETYSIIWGDRKGFAQVAIDAKVPIIPMFTQNIREGFRSLGGTSLFRWLYEKFRYPFAPIYGGFPVKLRTYLGDPIPYDPMVTAEELAEKTKIAVQELIDRHQRIPGNIMSALLERFHRKQEVN